One Gemmatimonadota bacterium DNA window includes the following coding sequences:
- a CDS encoding CDP-alcohol phosphatidyltransferase family protein, translating into MASIYDLKPKFQALLRPLTRALFGMGVTANQVTVFAALLSALTGLALLLHPAARWPLLLVPAVLFARMALNAIDGMLAREHGQKSRLGAVLNELSDVLADAALYLPFGAVPWVSPRLVVGIVVLAIVSEMAGVVGVQIGASRRYDGPMGKSDRAFAFGLLALLLGLGVPAGRWINVGLAVVALLAAVTIVNRCRRALAEGTA; encoded by the coding sequence ATGGCCTCGATCTACGACCTCAAGCCGAAGTTCCAGGCGCTGCTGCGGCCCCTCACCCGGGCGCTGTTCGGGATGGGCGTCACCGCCAACCAGGTGACGGTGTTCGCCGCGCTGCTCTCGGCGCTCACCGGGCTCGCCCTGCTGCTGCATCCGGCGGCGCGGTGGCCGCTGCTGCTGGTGCCGGCGGTGCTGTTCGCGCGGATGGCGCTCAACGCCATCGACGGCATGCTGGCCCGCGAGCACGGCCAGAAGTCGCGGCTCGGCGCGGTGCTCAACGAGCTCTCCGACGTGCTGGCCGACGCCGCGCTGTACCTGCCCTTCGGCGCGGTGCCGTGGGTCTCGCCCCGGCTGGTGGTGGGGATCGTGGTGCTGGCCATCGTGAGCGAGATGGCGGGGGTGGTGGGGGTGCAGATCGGGGCCAGCCGCCGCTACGACGGCCCCATGGGCAAGTCGGACCGCGCCTTCGCCTTCGGGCTGCTGGCGCTGCTGCTCGGCCTGGGGGTGCCGGCGGGGCGGTGGATCAACGTGGGCCTCGCCGTGGTGGCGCTGCTCGCCGCCGTCACCATCGTCAATCGCTGCCGGCGCGCGCTGGCGGAGGGCACGGCATGA
- a CDS encoding DUF4105 domain-containing protein: protein MALLVVAAGVVLAFRRPSAERRWAEDQSVLPEAVFEGSRVTIRGVRDFRWTSATAYTAAWEDRSYDLDQVATAWYVLVPFSEKWRGPAHAFVSFGFDDGRYLAISVEARREAGESYGVLAGMLRRFELLYVVGDERDLIGRRAVYDGNDVFLYPVRADRAVVRAVLVAMLERANALRQRPEFYNTFTNNCTLNLVRHVNALSPGRIPGSWRIVLPGYSDEVALGLGLIDSTGPVAAARERFRINARARAALDAPDFSRRIRE, encoded by the coding sequence GTGGCGCTGCTGGTGGTGGCGGCCGGCGTGGTGCTCGCCTTCCGGCGGCCCTCCGCGGAGCGGCGCTGGGCGGAGGACCAGTCGGTGCTCCCGGAGGCGGTGTTCGAGGGGAGCCGGGTGACCATCCGCGGGGTGCGCGACTTCCGCTGGACCAGCGCCACGGCGTACACCGCGGCGTGGGAGGACCGGAGTTACGACCTGGACCAGGTGGCCACCGCCTGGTACGTGCTGGTGCCGTTCTCGGAGAAGTGGCGCGGGCCGGCGCACGCCTTCGTGTCGTTCGGGTTCGACGACGGGCGGTACCTGGCCATTTCCGTGGAGGCGCGGCGGGAGGCGGGGGAGTCGTACGGCGTGCTCGCCGGGATGCTGCGGCGGTTCGAGCTGCTGTACGTGGTGGGCGACGAGCGGGACCTGATCGGCCGCCGCGCGGTGTACGACGGCAACGACGTCTTCCTCTACCCGGTGCGGGCCGACCGCGCGGTGGTGCGCGCGGTGCTGGTGGCCATGCTCGAGCGGGCCAACGCGCTGCGGCAGCGGCCGGAGTTCTACAACACCTTCACCAACAACTGCACCCTCAACCTGGTGCGTCACGTCAATGCCCTCTCGCCGGGGCGGATCCCGGGGAGCTGGCGCATCGTGCTGCCGGGCTACAGCGACGAGGTGGCGCTGGGCCTCGGGCTGATCGATTCCACCGGCCCCGTGGCCGCCGCGCGCGAGCGCTTCCGCATCAACGCCCGGGCCCGGGCCGCGCTCGACGCCCCCGACTTCTCCCGCCGGATCCGCGAGTAA
- a CDS encoding aminotransferase class V-fold PLP-dependent enzyme encodes MASRRSFLAGALSAAAVPAFRPDALRRVLDVGPTAGRPDDEDFWGEIQRAFDCDRSIVNLNNGGVSPSPTHVLDQMIRDLRFSNELPVIHMWQTLEPRIESVRRELAREFGCDPEEMAITRNASEANETMILGLDLKAGDEVIVTNQNYGRMITAWEQRVRRDGIVLKQVSVKLPPPSAEYIVEQFKAAVTPRTRVIEVTHITNLSGQIMPVRALVEWCRPRGIEVFVDGAHAFAHFPFTRDELGCDYYGTSLHKWLLAPIGTGFLYVRKARQKQLWPLMAAPESMDENIRKYEEIGTHPAANHNAISVALAFHQAIGGERKVARLRYLRDRWAKRVTRESDRCRVLTPLDSPLGAGIGLVHVEGLDPNRLVGWMMEKHKIVVTPIVHAEFNGLRVTPNVYTTTREVDLFAEKLLAAVREGIS; translated from the coding sequence ATGGCCAGTCGCCGCAGTTTCCTCGCCGGCGCCCTGAGCGCCGCCGCCGTCCCCGCCTTCCGCCCCGACGCCCTGCGCCGGGTGCTCGACGTCGGCCCCACCGCCGGGCGCCCCGATGACGAGGACTTCTGGGGCGAGATCCAGCGGGCCTTCGACTGCGACCGGTCGATCGTCAACCTCAACAACGGCGGGGTGAGCCCCTCCCCCACCCACGTCCTGGACCAGATGATCCGGGACCTCCGGTTCTCCAACGAACTGCCCGTGATCCACATGTGGCAGACCCTGGAGCCCCGGATCGAGAGCGTGCGCCGCGAGCTGGCCCGGGAGTTCGGCTGCGACCCCGAGGAGATGGCCATCACCCGCAACGCCTCCGAGGCCAACGAGACCATGATCCTCGGCCTCGACCTCAAGGCCGGCGACGAGGTGATCGTCACCAACCAGAACTACGGCCGGATGATCACCGCCTGGGAGCAGCGGGTGCGGCGCGACGGCATCGTGCTCAAGCAGGTGTCGGTCAAGCTGCCGCCCCCCTCGGCCGAGTACATCGTCGAGCAGTTCAAGGCGGCGGTCACCCCCCGCACCCGGGTCATCGAGGTCACCCACATCACCAACCTCTCCGGCCAGATCATGCCGGTCCGCGCCCTGGTGGAGTGGTGCCGCCCCCGCGGCATCGAGGTGTTCGTGGACGGGGCCCACGCCTTTGCCCACTTCCCCTTCACCCGCGACGAGCTGGGCTGCGACTACTACGGCACCAGCCTGCACAAGTGGCTGCTGGCCCCGATCGGCACCGGCTTCCTCTACGTGCGCAAGGCGCGGCAGAAGCAGCTCTGGCCGCTCATGGCCGCGCCCGAGAGCATGGACGAGAACATCCGGAAGTACGAGGAGATCGGGACCCACCCCGCCGCCAACCACAACGCCATCAGCGTGGCGCTCGCCTTCCACCAGGCCATCGGCGGGGAGCGCAAGGTGGCGCGGCTCCGCTACCTCCGCGACCGGTGGGCCAAGCGAGTGACCCGGGAGAGCGACCGCTGCCGCGTGCTCACCCCGCTCGACAGCCCGCTCGGCGCCGGCATCGGCCTGGTGCACGTGGAGGGGCTCGACCCCAACCGGCTGGTGGGGTGGATGATGGAGAAGCACAAGATCGTGGTGACGCCGATCGTGCACGCCGAGTTCAACGGGCTCCGGGTGACGCCCAACGTGTACACCACCACCCGCGAGGTGGACCTCTTCGCCGAGAAGCTGCTGGCGGCGGTGCGCGAGGGGATCAGTTGA
- the efp gene encoding elongation factor P, with amino-acid sequence MGIIASEMRKGMCLLYEGEPCRVLDFHHHTPGNLRAMVQAKLRKLRTGTQFEHRFRSTDTVEVADLETHTLEFLYAGGDSYHFMNTENFDQLEMSDEDLGDSAQWVAPGMKIIAEFFNGRPIGIQLPNAMVFEVVETNPVMKTATKSASFKPAKLDNGAMINVPEFIQTGEKVRVNPTTGEYIDRAK; translated from the coding sequence ATGGGAATCATCGCCAGCGAAATGCGGAAGGGCATGTGCCTCCTGTATGAGGGAGAGCCCTGCCGCGTGCTCGACTTCCACCATCATACCCCGGGCAACCTCCGCGCGATGGTGCAGGCCAAGCTCCGGAAGCTCCGCACCGGCACCCAGTTCGAGCACCGCTTCCGGTCCACCGACACGGTGGAGGTCGCCGACCTCGAGACCCACACGCTCGAGTTCCTGTACGCCGGCGGCGACAGCTACCACTTCATGAACACCGAGAACTTCGATCAGCTCGAGATGAGCGACGAGGACCTCGGCGACTCGGCGCAGTGGGTGGCGCCGGGGATGAAGATCATCGCCGAGTTCTTCAACGGGCGACCCATCGGCATCCAGCTCCCCAACGCCATGGTCTTCGAGGTGGTGGAGACCAACCCGGTGATGAAGACGGCCACCAAGAGCGCGTCGTTCAAGCCGGCCAAGCTGGACAACGGGGCGATGATCAACGTCCCCGAGTTCATCCAGACCGGCGAGAAGGTCCGGGTGAACCCCACCACCGGCGAGTACATCGACCGGGCCAAGTAA
- a CDS encoding HD domain-containing protein: MSDPVKFLTSLGQALSATSLYRDGHPARERALDQAWRQLEELQRFDPSPHFSFLEDEVLYRQQALRDFKAWDWARRLTKAGVQRVEFDRDATREDLATFLAEVHKKVATGEDDSSEARQLRRPSIRFGNLSLRGATADIAVEVAEDAAVPYTLDDEIEAVGWIHHEVEQTEDLPLAEANAVVRSLSLAMHSQSRMLLPLLQLKNYDQYTTTHATNVSVLSMALAEYIGLSAKDVREFGIAGLLHDLGKVRVPKEILTKRGALTDQELGCCAATRWTAPG; this comes from the coding sequence GTGAGTGACCCGGTCAAGTTCCTGACGTCCCTGGGCCAGGCGCTGTCGGCCACCTCGCTCTACCGCGACGGGCACCCGGCGCGGGAGCGGGCGCTCGACCAGGCCTGGCGCCAGCTGGAGGAGCTGCAGCGGTTCGACCCCTCGCCGCACTTCTCCTTCCTCGAGGACGAGGTCCTCTACCGGCAGCAGGCGCTGCGCGACTTCAAGGCCTGGGACTGGGCCCGCCGCCTGACCAAGGCGGGGGTGCAGCGGGTGGAGTTCGACCGCGACGCCACCCGGGAGGACCTCGCCACCTTCCTGGCCGAGGTGCACAAGAAGGTGGCCACCGGCGAGGACGACAGCAGCGAGGCGCGCCAGCTCCGGCGGCCCAGCATCCGGTTCGGCAACCTGAGCCTCCGGGGCGCCACCGCCGACATCGCGGTGGAGGTGGCGGAGGACGCCGCCGTGCCCTACACCCTCGACGACGAGATCGAGGCGGTGGGGTGGATCCACCACGAGGTGGAGCAGACCGAGGACCTGCCGCTGGCTGAGGCCAACGCGGTGGTGCGCTCGCTGTCGCTGGCCATGCACAGCCAGAGCCGCATGCTGCTGCCGCTGCTGCAGCTCAAGAACTACGACCAGTACACCACCACCCACGCCACCAACGTCTCGGTGCTCTCGATGGCGCTGGCCGAGTATATCGGCCTCTCCGCCAAGGACGTGCGCGAGTTCGGCATCGCGGGGCTGCTGCACGACCTGGGCAAGGTGCGGGTGCCCAAGGAGATCCTCACCAAGCGCGGCGCCCTCACCGACCAGGAGCTGGGGTGCTGCGCCGCCACCCGGTGGACGGCGCCCGGCTGA